In Aspergillus oryzae RIB40 DNA, chromosome 6, one genomic interval encodes:
- a CDS encoding putative short chain dehydrogenase/reductase (predicted protein) has protein sequence MSQPAQGYTHNGPVDCSLPFDTNNLKGKTAIVTGGANGLGEGYVRALVAEGVNVCIADLNEEKGKKLEAELKGTKYIQCNTTIWEDQARLFREAVSFSPTGKIHYVVANAGIHRPDEVFLYSGDDQEPQKPDLSTIDVNIQGTLYTAKLASHYFIKQNGQTPSPKQEDTCLVLIGSGAAFLDCPRAPQYCASKWAMRGIMHALRRTAFYYGSRVNIISPWYVKTNILSEDAFAHVSSLGVVFATVEDAGQCLLRILSDTSINGHSIFVSGRKWAAQGYLDLDLEDYAGSALIQEIQEDQMKSAPASLGLFV, from the exons ATGTCTCAACCAGCCCAAGGATATACCCATAACGGACCCGTCGACTGTTCCTTGCCCTTCGACACCAATAATCTAAAAGGAAAGACGGCAATTGTCACTGGAG GTGCCAATGGACTCGGCGAAGGCTATGTTCGCGCCCTCGTTGCTGAAGG GGTCAATGTGTGTATCGCAGATCtgaacgaagaaaaagggaagaagttAGAAGCAGAGCTGAAGGG CACGAAATACATCCAatgcaacaccaccatctgGGAAGACCAAGCCCGTCTCTTCCGCGAAGCCGTCTCCTTCTCGCCAACAGGCAAAATCCACTACGTTGTCGCCAACGCCGGAATCCATCGACCGGACGAAGTCTTCCTATACTCTGGCGACGACCAGGAGCCACAAAAACCGGATCTCAGCACCATCGACGTTAACATTCAAGGCACATTATACACAGCCAAGTTAGCATCGCACTACTTCATCAAACAGAACGGACAGACACCCTCACCAAAGCAAGAGGATACATGTTTGGTTCTCATTGGATCTGGTGCAGCCTTCCTTGACTGCCCTCGCGCGCCTCAGTACTGTGCCAGTAAATGGGCTATGCGGGGTATCATGCATGCTCTCCGAAGGACGGCATTCTATTACGGGAGTCGGGTTAATATTATCTCCCCTTG GTATGTGAAGACAAACATTCTCTCGGAGGACGCTTTTGCCCATGTTTCTAGTCTGGGGGTAGTGTTCGCCACGGTTGAAGATGCAGGGCAGTGTCTTTTGCGGATTCTTAGCGATACGAGTATCAATGGTCATTCTATTTTCGTCTCGGGGAGGAAGTGGGCTGCCCAGGGTTACTTGGACTTGGACTTGGAGGATTATGCGGGCAGTGCGCTGATCCAGGAGATTCAGGAAGATCAAATGAAGTCGGCGCCGGCTTCGTTAGGATTGTTCGTGTGA